One Maniola jurtina chromosome 24, ilManJurt1.1, whole genome shotgun sequence DNA window includes the following coding sequences:
- the LOC123877528 gene encoding zinc finger protein 568-like, whose translation MRCCVPFCKNTSDNVSEGAGKGISFHGFPNEVHLREAWLRALGKQDNLPDSALVCSQHFLHDDIYETESGLRRIVTGAIPSMVQVCMICLDTDSKLFLMNKHKLDEAYEKLTRYPLCDQGNLKQALCVQCAQRLRNFSRFRDQSLKARALMMDLIEKHELITKRHIKMINRTKHQLKINMVLTTLGPDHCDLHILEHPLEDKQIELQETDHQVLVKTEGSDDSMSVDEDIDVNEDDNNAIDEFVTSNDENISDYSIMVETRAMDEALYKALKMKNMSANLENNGCDAECNTVHVCKPRTAVSSSSAHSSLITENEQGGPNPSAQSPQTSVVPVAASLATRNKIKVHPTEEADTSINKLTDCVVKLYDIFSKKVVPRRDEKAVRSCESQNITSKDTRYQATSLDEVSTTEYVEPVAEAVPVTVTETVQSKTDCLKNVQFALQNSSNTGVRNCICDICQKIYTRKGLLVKHIKTHGEVRRFTCKICQYKCKYQSALKRHMRTHTGIKPVSCKLCDYKCSRNSDLVLHMRTHTGIKPFSCELCDYKCSLRGNLVRHMSTHTGIKPFSCELCDYKCTTNGALVAHIRTHTGIKPVSCKLCDYKCSRNSDLVLHMRTHTGIKPFSCELCDYKCSLRGNLVRHMSTHTGIKPFSCELCDYKCTTNGALVAHIRTHTGIKPVSCKLCDYKCSRNSNLVLHMRTHTGIKPFSCELCDYKCSLSGNLVRHMRTHTGIKPFSCELCDYKCTTNGALVAHMRTHTGIKPVLCKLCDYKCSQNSYLVRHMITHTGIKPFSCELCDYKCSLRGNLVRHMITHTGIKPFSCELCDYKCSRNESLVSHLRTHTGLKPFSCELCDYKCSHSGSLVTHMSTHTGIKPFSCELCDYKCSRNSNLVAHMRTHTGIKPFSCELCNHKCTTKSGLVVHMRTHTGVKPYSCELCNYKCTTNGALVAHLRTHTGIKPVSCKLCDYKCSQNSHLVLHMRTHTGIKPFSCELCDYKCSLSGNLVRHMRTHTAIKPFSCELCDYKCSRNESLVSHLRTHTGLKPFSCELCDYKSSRSGNLVTHMRTHTGIKPFSCELCDYKCSLSGNLAKHMRTHTGIKPFSCGLCDYKCSVSGNLVTHMRTHTGIKPVSCKLCDYKCSQNSHLVLHMRTHTGIKPFSCELCDYKCSLRGNLLSNITLGVTWIQRYLKVAFGSSATTTSDCDQRLRDDGRLSQGDP comes from the exons ATGCGGTGCTGTGTGCCTTTCTGCAAAAATACTTCGGACAATGTATCAGAGGGAGCAGGGAAGGGGATTAGTTTTCATGG TTTCCCCAATGAAGTGCATCTCCGTGAAgcttggctcagagccctcggcaaacaagacaaTCTACCAGACTCTGCTTTGGTCTGCTCACAGCATTTTCTTCATgatgacatttatgaaacagaaagtggcttACGGCGAATTGTTACTGGTGCTATTCCTTCAATGGTGCAG GTTTGCATGATATGTCTAGACACTGACAGCAAGCTGTTTCTAATGAATAAACATAAATTAGACGAAGCATATGAAAAATTAACCCGATATCCT CTGTGTGATCAAGGAAACCTAAAACAGGCACTTTGTGTACAATGTGCTCAGAGATTGAGAAACTTTAGTAGATTTAGAGATCAAAGTCTGAAAGCTCGTGCACTGATGATGGACTTAATTGAAAAACATGAATTA ATAACAAAACGACATATCAAAATGATAAACCGCACCAAACACCAACTAAAGATTAATATGGTGTTGACAACGCTAGGACCTGACCACTGCGACTTACACATACTAGAACACCCCTTAGAAGACAAACAAATTGAATTACAAGAAACAGACCACCAAGTTCTAGTAAAAACTGAAGGAAGCGATGACTCTATGTCGGTTGATGAGGACATTGATGTAAATGAAGATGACAATAATGCCATAGATGAGTTTGTGACTTCTAATGATGAAAACATATCCGACTACAGCATTATGGTGGAAACAAGAGCAATGGATGAAGCACTTTACAAAGCTCTCAAGATGAAAAATATGAGTGCAAATCTCGAG AACAATGGCTGTGATGCTGAATGTAACACCGTCCATGTATGCAAGCCTCGTACAGCTGTGAGCTCTAGCTCTGCACACTCTTCACTCATCACTGAAAACGA GCAAGGAGGCCCCAACCCTTCGGCACAGTCTCCTCAGACCTCAG TTGTTCCCGTGGCCGCGAGTCTAGCGacaagaaacaaaataaaagtgcATCCAACTGAAGAAGCTGATACATCCATCAACAAATTAACAGATTGTGTTGTCAAATTATATGACATTTTCTCTAAGAAAGTTGTACCAAGACGAGATGAAAAAGCTGTAAGGTCCTGTGAAAGTCAAAACATTACATCTAAAGATACCCGTTATCAGGCAACAAGCCTGGATGAAGTCTCTACAACAGAATATGTTGAACCAGTCGCTGAAGCAGTTCCTGTAACTGTAACGGAAACTGTACAAAGTAAAACTGATTGTTTGAAGAATGTACAATTTGCATTACAAAATAGTTCAAACACTGGGGTAAGAAATTGCATTTGTgatatttgtcaaaaaatatatacacgAAAAGGTCTCTTAGTTAAACACATAAAGACTCATGGTGAAGTAAGACGGTTCACTTGCAAAATTTGccagtacaagtgtaaatatcAAAGTGCCTTGAAGAG gcacatgagaacccacactggaATAAAACCTgtctcgtgtaagttatgcgattataaatgttctCGAAATAGCGATTTAGTGTTgcacatgagaacccatacTGGTATTAAGCCTTTCTCGTGtgagttatgcgattataaatgttctCTAAGAGGtaatttagtgaggcacatgagtaCCCATACTGGGATAAAACCTTTCTCGTGtgagttatgcgattataaatgtacaacaaatGGTGCACTAGTGGCGCACATAAGAACCCATACTGGAATAAAACCTgtctcgtgtaagttatgcgattataaatgttctCGAAATAGCGATTTAGTGTTgcacatgagaacccatacTGGTATTAAGCCTTTCTCGTGtgagttatgcgattataaatgttctCTAAGAGGtaatttagtgaggcacatgagtaCCCATACTGGGATAAAACCTTTCTCGTGtgagttatgcgattataaatgtacaacaaatGGTGCACTAGTGGCGCACATAAGAACCCATACTGGAATAAAACCTgtctcgtgtaagttatgcgattataaatgttctCGAAATAGCAATTTAGTGTTgcacatgagaacccatacTGGTATTAAGCCTTTCTCGTGtgagttatgcgattataaatgttctCTAAGTGGtaatttagtgaggcacatgagaacccatacTGGGATAAAACCTTTCTCGTGtgagttatgcgattataaatgtacaacaaatGGTGCACTAGTggcgcacatgagaacccatacTGGAATAAAACCTGTCttgtgtaagttatgcgattataaatgttctcaaaatagctatttagtgaggcacatgataACCCATACTGGGATAAAACCTTTCTCGTGtgagttatgcgattataaatgttctCTAAGAGGtaatttagtgaggcacatgataACCCATACTGGGATAAAACCTTTCTCGTGtgagttatgcgattataaatgttctCGAAATGAAAGTTTAGTGTCGCACttgagaacccacactggttTAAAGCCTTTCTCGTGtgagttatgcgattataaatgttctcatagtggtagtttagtgacgcacatgagtaCCCATACTGGTATTAAGCCTTTCTCGTGtgagttatgcgattataaatgttctCGAAATAGCAATTTAGTggcgcacatgagaacccatacTGGTATTAAGCCTTTCTCGTGTGAGTTATGCAATCACAAATGTACAACAAAAAGTGGATTAGTGgtgcacatgagaacccacactggtgtAAAACCTTACTCGTGTgagttatgcaattacaaatgtacAACAAATGGTGCACTAGTGGCGCACTTGAGAACCCATACTGGAATAAAACCTgtctcgtgtaagttatgcgattataaatgttctCAAAATAGCCATTTAGTGTTgcacatgagaacccatacTGGAATAAAACCTTTCTCGTGtgagttatgcgattataaatgttctCTAAGTGGtaatttagtgaggcacatgagaacccatacTGCGATAAAACCTTTCTCGTGtgagttatgcgattataaatgttctCGAAATGAAAGTTTAGTGTCGCACttgagaacccacactggttTAAAGCCTTTCTCGTGtgagttatgcgattataaatctTCTCGAAGTGGTAAtttagtgacgcacatgagaacccatacTGGGATAAAACCTTTCTCGTGtgagttatgcgattataaatgttctCTAAGTGGTAATTTAGCAaagcacatgagaacccatacTGGGATAAAACCTTTCTCGTGTgggttatgcgattataaatgttctGTAAGTGGTAAtttagtgacgcacatgagaactcatacTGGAATAAAACCTgtctcgtgtaagttatgcgattataaatgttctCAAAATAGCCATTTAGTGTTgcacatgagaacccatacTGGGATAAAACCTTTCTCGTGtgagttatgcgattataaatgttctCTAAGGGGTAATTTA CTGTCAAATATTACCCTAGGGGTGACATGGATTCAAAGATACCTAAAGGTAGCATTCGGTTCTTCGGCGACCACGACGAGCGACTGCGACCAGCGACTACGCGACGATGGTCGCCTGTCGCAAGGCGACCCCTAG